From Paraburkholderia sabiae, a single genomic window includes:
- a CDS encoding porin, translating into MHATTIRLSLCGALCAFATSAFAQSSVTLYGIIDTGIEYVSQANAAGDHVFRMPAVTGELPSRWGLRGVEDLGGGYSAVFTLESGFNVRDGSSGQGGRLFGRQAFVGLKSATYGTVAFGRQYTMTYLALQGADIIGPDIYGMGSLDAYVPNARTDNAVTYIGSYKGFTLGAGYSFGRDSAGTGNSPGQGTCAGSVPGHATECRDWSVMLKYDAPYFGIAASYEEQRGGTNAAANFFDGVATTPLTSAADKDARTHVSAYAQYAGMKLGAGWLGRRVVTDSPAVANVRSDLFFVGASYLVTPAFLVDGEVFRIVNADHDTRATMGTLRTTYLLSKRSSVYAQAAYLANSAKGRYSVSGGGGGTTPGAGMGQTGVMVGIKHMF; encoded by the coding sequence ATGCACGCAACAACGATCCGGCTTTCCCTGTGCGGCGCGCTCTGCGCGTTCGCGACGAGCGCTTTTGCGCAATCGAGCGTCACGCTGTACGGCATCATCGATACGGGCATCGAATACGTGTCGCAGGCGAATGCCGCCGGCGACCACGTGTTCCGCATGCCTGCCGTGACAGGCGAATTGCCATCGCGCTGGGGATTGCGCGGCGTCGAAGATCTGGGTGGCGGCTATAGTGCGGTATTCACGCTCGAAAGCGGCTTCAATGTGCGCGACGGCAGTTCAGGGCAGGGCGGCCGGTTGTTCGGACGCCAGGCGTTCGTCGGCCTCAAGAGCGCGACGTACGGCACGGTCGCGTTCGGCCGGCAATACACGATGACCTACCTCGCGTTGCAGGGCGCCGACATCATCGGGCCGGACATTTACGGCATGGGTTCGCTCGATGCCTATGTGCCCAATGCGCGCACCGACAACGCCGTGACCTACATCGGCAGCTACAAGGGCTTCACGCTGGGCGCGGGTTATTCGTTTGGACGCGATTCGGCGGGTACGGGCAACTCGCCGGGGCAGGGCACGTGCGCGGGCTCGGTGCCCGGTCACGCAACCGAATGCCGCGACTGGTCCGTGATGCTCAAGTACGACGCGCCGTACTTCGGCATCGCTGCGTCGTACGAAGAGCAGCGCGGCGGCACCAACGCAGCCGCCAACTTCTTCGATGGCGTGGCAACCACGCCGCTCACCAGTGCCGCCGACAAGGATGCCCGCACGCACGTCAGCGCATATGCGCAATACGCCGGCATGAAGCTGGGCGCGGGCTGGCTCGGGCGGCGCGTGGTGACCGATTCGCCCGCTGTGGCGAATGTGCGCTCCGACCTTTTCTTCGTGGGTGCGTCGTATCTCGTGACGCCTGCGTTTCTGGTCGACGGCGAGGTCTTTCGCATCGTCAATGCCGACCACGACACGCGCGCGACGATGGGCACGCTGCGTACCACTTACCTGCTGAGCAAGCGCTCGTCCGTGTACGCACAGGCCGCGTATCTCGCCAACAGCGCAAAGGGGCGCTATTCGGTGAGCGGCGGCGGTGGCGGCACGACGCCCGGCGCGGGCATGGGACAGACGGGCGTGATGGTCGGCATCAAACACATGTTCTAG
- a CDS encoding tannase/feruloyl esterase family alpha/beta hydrolase, with protein sequence MKKSAIAVCVSATLAACGGSSNTTSSALPQLSAATPATLIGSCAALAAKLSFANTTFTSVTDVPAGTLKVAGKSIAEHCVIEGQMNQRVSAVDGKTYAIGFEMRLPIAWNGRFFYQANGGLDGNVVTATGEIGGGGPLNDALNMGFAVISSDAGHASAQNPLFGLDPQARIDYGYNAVATLTPMAKQTIKTAYGKAPDRSYFDGCSNGGRHAMVAAARSSAQYDGIIAGDPGFHLPKAAIGEMWGAQQFAKVATATTSTGLPDITTGFTAAERQLVASRIIAKCDALDGVTDGMVQDIKACQVNFSLANDVPTCSSNVRDGTCLTAAQKDAIGNVFSGARNSAGTALYASFPYDVGVNGANWAQWKQSNSITLDPAAAAFTFTTPPQSASLLSQLSSYALNFSMDNDAPKIFATSGVYTESSWSFMAPPDETNLSALKQRGAKLMVYHGTSDPVFSSNDTTDWYQRLMAANGGDASNFARLYTVAGMNHCSGGPTADQFDMLTPMIAWVEQGKAPDSVIATARDASNAVPNSEVPADWGAGRTRPLCPYPKVARYKGGDANSAASFSCS encoded by the coding sequence ATGAAGAAGTCTGCGATTGCTGTATGCGTGTCGGCCACGCTCGCCGCCTGCGGGGGCTCGTCGAATACGACTTCGTCGGCGCTGCCGCAGTTGAGCGCCGCGACACCCGCGACGCTCATCGGGAGTTGCGCGGCGCTCGCCGCGAAGCTGTCGTTCGCGAACACGACGTTCACGTCCGTGACGGATGTGCCCGCAGGCACGCTGAAGGTGGCCGGCAAGTCGATTGCCGAGCATTGCGTGATCGAAGGGCAGATGAACCAGCGCGTGAGCGCAGTCGATGGAAAGACATATGCGATCGGCTTCGAGATGCGTCTGCCCATCGCGTGGAATGGCCGCTTCTTCTATCAGGCCAATGGCGGACTCGATGGCAATGTCGTGACGGCGACGGGCGAAATCGGCGGTGGCGGTCCGCTCAACGATGCGCTCAATATGGGCTTCGCTGTCATCAGTTCGGACGCGGGGCATGCGTCGGCGCAGAATCCGCTTTTCGGTCTCGATCCGCAGGCGCGCATCGATTACGGCTACAACGCCGTCGCGACGCTCACGCCGATGGCGAAGCAAACGATCAAGACCGCCTATGGCAAGGCGCCCGATCGCAGTTACTTCGACGGCTGCTCGAACGGCGGGCGGCACGCGATGGTGGCTGCCGCGAGATCGTCGGCGCAGTACGACGGCATCATTGCAGGCGATCCCGGCTTTCATCTGCCGAAGGCTGCGATTGGCGAGATGTGGGGCGCGCAGCAGTTCGCCAAGGTTGCAACTGCGACGACATCGACGGGTTTGCCCGACATCACGACTGGCTTTACGGCAGCGGAGCGCCAACTGGTAGCGTCGCGAATCATTGCGAAGTGCGACGCGCTCGACGGCGTGACGGACGGCATGGTGCAGGATATCAAGGCATGTCAGGTGAACTTCAGTCTCGCCAACGACGTGCCGACGTGTTCGAGCAATGTGCGCGACGGCACCTGTCTGACGGCTGCACAGAAGGATGCCATCGGTAATGTGTTTTCGGGGGCGCGCAACAGCGCGGGCACGGCGCTTTACGCGAGTTTTCCGTATGACGTGGGCGTCAACGGCGCCAACTGGGCACAGTGGAAGCAGAGCAATTCGATCACGCTCGATCCTGCCGCCGCCGCATTCACGTTCACAACGCCACCGCAAAGTGCATCATTGCTGAGCCAGTTGTCGTCGTATGCGCTGAACTTCAGCATGGACAACGATGCTCCGAAGATCTTCGCGACGAGCGGCGTGTATACGGAATCGTCATGGTCGTTCATGGCACCGCCCGACGAGACCAATCTCAGCGCATTGAAGCAGCGCGGCGCAAAGCTGATGGTCTATCACGGCACGAGCGACCCGGTGTTTTCATCGAACGATACGACCGACTGGTATCAGCGTCTGATGGCCGCGAACGGCGGCGACGCGAGCAACTTCGCGCGGCTGTACACGGTAGCGGGTATGAACCATTGTTCGGGCGGCCCGACTGCAGATCAGTTCGATATGTTGACGCCAATGATTGCGTGGGTCGAGCAGGGCAAGGCACCCGACAGCGTGATCGCGACGGCACGCGACGCCAGCAACGCGGTACCGAACAGCGAAGTGCCCGCCGACTGGGGCGCGGGTCGTACGCGGCCGCTGTGTCCGTATCCGAAAGTTGCGCGTTACAAGGGCGGTGACGCCAACTCGGCCGCGAGTTTTTCGTGTAGCTGA
- a CDS encoding cupin domain-containing protein, which yields MTTSGVAPIEPINIGQLSIQYLIDGTATGGMGVFELTVAPGSQVPPPHSHTRNEECVYVLEGLLRYSVDGVMRDLAPGEWMFTPRGSVHHFSNPHNDTARALIVLTPDIGVQYFRDVGAIVNTGGPPDRSKLINVMSRYGLVPALPSQ from the coding sequence ATGACAACTAGCGGCGTCGCTCCGATCGAACCAATCAATATTGGTCAACTGAGCATCCAATACCTGATTGATGGAACTGCGACTGGCGGGATGGGCGTGTTCGAATTGACTGTGGCTCCCGGTTCACAAGTCCCGCCGCCACACAGCCACACACGCAACGAAGAGTGCGTCTATGTGCTGGAGGGCCTACTTCGGTACTCGGTCGACGGGGTGATGCGAGACCTGGCACCGGGAGAATGGATGTTTACTCCACGTGGGTCGGTTCATCACTTTAGCAACCCGCACAATGACACGGCCCGCGCACTGATCGTCCTTACGCCCGACATAGGTGTTCAGTATTTTCGTGATGTCGGAGCAATCGTGAACACCGGTGGTCCGCCCGACCGCTCGAAGCTCATCAATGTCATGTCCAGGTACGGACTGGTGCCGGCGCTACCGTCACAATGA
- a CDS encoding LssY C-terminal domain-containing protein: MKRIVTRVRAVIFAGCILAGCSAAPPTVSVPAYQNRAVTRTEGGVQVSTAVLSPAESAAVYGVPLSERKIQPVWIEVRNREDGNYFLLSPGLDPNFFPASEAAEAFGNHASHDEQVALDSRFRALGFRNPVRPGETVSGFVLTNLHEGAKLVQIDLVAKGRAQTFSIFVPVPGFETDYKRSQVFKRAADPDEPIVNYTDDGSFRAAVEALPCCATNEDGSKNGDPLNLVVVGGLDDAFPSFVRRGWSVTEQKWSGAIRRMISAALSGEAYVNAPVSDLFLFGHAQDLALQKARGDIHQRNHMRLWLSNMRYHGKPVWVGQVSRDIGTRLTWHTSTFTTHKIDPDVDEARTALTEDMTYSQNLSKIGLLNGVVAAPESMPRENLTTDPYFTDGYRIVLVFDRAPSSLADITVFPWITPYKVMRVAPGAGP, from the coding sequence ATGAAGCGCATCGTGACGCGGGTGCGAGCTGTCATCTTCGCTGGCTGCATACTGGCGGGCTGTTCTGCAGCGCCGCCCACGGTTTCAGTGCCTGCTTATCAGAACCGCGCCGTGACACGTACTGAAGGCGGCGTGCAGGTCTCGACTGCCGTGCTCTCGCCAGCGGAAAGCGCAGCCGTGTACGGCGTCCCGCTCTCAGAAAGGAAGATTCAGCCCGTCTGGATCGAGGTCCGTAATCGTGAGGACGGCAACTACTTTCTTCTGTCTCCGGGACTGGATCCGAACTTCTTTCCCGCGTCTGAGGCGGCTGAAGCATTCGGGAACCACGCTTCACACGATGAACAGGTCGCGCTCGACAGCCGCTTTCGTGCGCTCGGCTTTCGTAACCCCGTCCGCCCGGGTGAGACGGTATCCGGATTTGTTCTGACCAACCTCCACGAAGGCGCAAAGCTCGTGCAGATCGACCTTGTCGCGAAGGGGCGCGCCCAGACTTTTTCGATCTTCGTGCCTGTGCCCGGATTCGAAACCGACTACAAGCGGAGCCAGGTGTTCAAACGCGCGGCCGATCCTGACGAGCCTATCGTGAACTACACGGACGATGGGAGCTTTCGCGCCGCGGTCGAAGCCCTGCCGTGTTGCGCGACGAATGAAGATGGCTCGAAGAATGGGGATCCCCTTAATCTCGTGGTTGTCGGCGGTCTCGACGATGCTTTTCCGTCCTTCGTCCGTCGGGGCTGGAGCGTCACGGAGCAGAAGTGGTCGGGTGCAATCAGGCGGATGATCAGCGCCGCGCTCTCTGGCGAAGCTTATGTCAACGCACCCGTGAGCGACCTTTTCCTGTTCGGCCACGCACAGGATCTCGCGTTGCAAAAGGCGCGCGGCGATATCCATCAGCGCAATCACATGCGCCTCTGGCTCAGCAACATGCGCTATCACGGCAAACCCGTCTGGGTGGGACAGGTCAGTCGTGACATCGGAACCCGTCTGACATGGCACACGTCAACGTTTACCACTCACAAGATAGACCCGGACGTCGATGAGGCGCGCACCGCGCTGACTGAAGACATGACGTATTCGCAGAATCTGTCGAAGATCGGCCTTTTGAACGGCGTGGTCGCGGCGCCGGAAAGCATGCCGCGCGAAAATCTGACGACCGACCCGTACTTTACGGATGGCTATCGCATCGTGCTTGTATTCGACCGCGCACCGTCATCGCTTGCAGACATCACCGTCTTCCCGTGGATCACACCATACAAGGTCATGCGTGTCGCGCCGGGAGCCGGGCCATGA
- a CDS encoding LssY C-terminal domain-containing protein: MTGLPTTHRIRKRAAVLLLALTLAGCATWRAPEADFTPLREHEVSDTRRDVRVSATVLSSEDSKRLYGADIDATKVQPLWIEVRNGTSEALWLLRSGTDPDYFSPDEVAWSMHTMFGGSANTRMDDHFRKLGFANPIPPGATQSGILFTNPDRGIKLVNIDVFGSRTLIPFSVFLHVPDGTVDPGLAQIPFPFPETAIIDCPDLMSLRAAIERLPCCATDTTGKVQGDPLNAVGVGQLTDIGAALVRRNYRRDAREFDLTQRVFGREADFVMRKQAQAGAPSTWIRGWLAPIRFQGQLVYVAQVGRPVGGRFAPRGETHLKLHENVDEARNLLIQDLMYSGGLDKLGFAYGVGEASTTHPRATVDGASYFTDGLRAVVFFATRPRSLSDVDLLDWVPYLDRRDDLRSGATSDARQ; this comes from the coding sequence ATGACCGGGCTGCCTACCACGCATCGCATACGCAAGCGTGCTGCCGTACTGTTGCTTGCGCTGACGCTGGCGGGATGCGCGACATGGCGTGCGCCGGAGGCCGATTTCACGCCGCTGCGCGAACATGAAGTCAGCGATACCCGTCGCGACGTGCGCGTGAGCGCCACTGTGCTGAGCAGCGAAGACAGCAAGCGACTGTATGGCGCCGATATCGACGCGACGAAGGTCCAGCCGCTCTGGATCGAAGTACGCAATGGAACCTCGGAGGCGCTATGGCTATTGCGGTCGGGCACTGACCCGGACTACTTTTCGCCCGACGAGGTCGCGTGGTCCATGCATACGATGTTCGGCGGTTCAGCTAACACGCGCATGGACGACCATTTCAGAAAGCTCGGCTTCGCCAATCCGATTCCTCCCGGCGCAACCCAGTCGGGCATCCTGTTCACCAACCCAGATCGCGGCATCAAGCTTGTCAATATCGATGTGTTCGGAAGCCGGACGCTGATCCCTTTTTCGGTCTTTCTGCACGTACCCGACGGCACAGTCGATCCGGGTCTCGCGCAGATACCTTTCCCGTTTCCCGAGACCGCCATAATTGACTGCCCGGATCTCATGTCGCTGCGCGCCGCAATCGAGCGGCTGCCATGCTGTGCCACCGATACGACCGGGAAGGTGCAGGGCGATCCGCTGAACGCCGTCGGCGTCGGCCAACTTACCGATATCGGCGCGGCGCTGGTGCGACGCAACTATCGGCGCGATGCGCGTGAGTTCGATCTTACGCAGCGCGTCTTCGGGCGCGAGGCGGACTTCGTCATGCGCAAGCAGGCGCAGGCAGGCGCCCCTTCGACCTGGATACGCGGATGGCTCGCACCGATCCGCTTCCAGGGGCAACTGGTCTATGTCGCGCAGGTCGGCCGCCCGGTCGGCGGGCGCTTTGCGCCACGCGGCGAGACCCACCTCAAGCTGCATGAGAACGTCGACGAGGCTCGCAACCTGCTCATCCAGGATCTGATGTATTCGGGCGGTCTCGACAAGCTTGGCTTCGCTTACGGAGTCGGTGAGGCATCGACGACCCATCCACGCGCAACGGTCGACGGCGCGAGCTACTTCACGGACGGTTTGCGCGCGGTCGTGTTTTTCGCAACGAGGCCGCGCAGCCTTTCCGATGTGGATCTGCTCGACTGGGTGCCGTATCTCGACAGGCGCGACGATCTTCGATCGGGAGCAACGAGCGATGCGCGTCAGTGA
- a CDS encoding lipase family protein, with protein MCAMLSLTAACVLFGACATKPLVPYSTDTPPMILMPATEAGITDQRARFREIYCAVLDARGSEVPDTRPCEDALTRVGTEPTGTGKPVELGPSRRHLVAAVVPGVGYDCFKPWLSPPGTVVTHLRQYGFDATLIDVDALSSSANNARQIRDALMTMPAPDGPPRIVLIGYSKGAPDILEALVAYPEIRSRLAAVVSAAGAVGGSPLANDAEQYQADLMRHVPGATCTSGDGGAVQSLRPAVRKAWLAENPLPAGLRYYSVVTFPQTERISSILKSSYNKLSQVDSRNDSQVIFYDQVIPGSTLLAYVNADHWALAVPVARTHPTIGALFVTQNAYPREALVEAILRFVEEGMTEPVR; from the coding sequence ATGTGCGCCATGCTGTCGTTGACGGCGGCGTGTGTTCTGTTCGGCGCCTGCGCGACCAAGCCACTCGTCCCGTATTCGACCGACACCCCGCCGATGATCCTCATGCCCGCGACCGAGGCCGGCATAACGGATCAGCGCGCGCGCTTCCGCGAAATCTATTGTGCAGTCCTCGACGCACGTGGTTCCGAAGTGCCCGACACCCGGCCCTGTGAGGACGCGCTGACGCGAGTGGGCACGGAGCCCACCGGCACGGGCAAGCCGGTTGAACTGGGTCCTTCCAGACGGCACCTCGTCGCGGCCGTCGTGCCCGGCGTCGGTTACGACTGCTTCAAGCCGTGGCTGAGTCCACCCGGTACCGTCGTCACGCATCTGCGCCAGTATGGCTTTGACGCAACGCTGATCGACGTCGACGCGCTCTCGAGTTCCGCCAACAACGCACGCCAGATTCGCGATGCACTCATGACGATGCCCGCGCCCGACGGCCCGCCGCGCATCGTGCTGATCGGCTATTCAAAAGGCGCGCCCGACATCCTCGAAGCGCTGGTCGCCTATCCGGAAATCCGTAGCCGTCTCGCGGCCGTGGTGAGCGCCGCTGGCGCTGTGGGTGGATCGCCGCTTGCCAACGACGCCGAGCAATACCAGGCCGATCTGATGCGCCATGTTCCCGGCGCGACCTGCACGTCGGGCGATGGCGGCGCTGTGCAGAGCCTGAGACCGGCGGTCCGCAAGGCGTGGCTCGCGGAGAACCCGCTTCCTGCTGGACTGCGCTATTACTCGGTCGTGACATTTCCGCAGACCGAACGCATCTCGTCCATCCTGAAGTCGAGCTACAACAAGCTCTCGCAAGTCGATTCACGAAACGACAGCCAGGTCATTTTCTACGACCAGGTCATACCCGGCAGCACGCTGCTGGCCTACGTGAATGCGGATCACTGGGCGCTCGCGGTGCCCGTTGCCCGGACGCATCCGACAATAGGGGCGCTCTTCGTGACTCAAAATGCGTATCCCCGTGAGGCCCTCGTGGAGGCAATCTTGCGATTCGTGGAGGAGGGAATGACGGAGCCCGTCAGGTGA